CATTGCCGACTATTGCTGGCAATATGGGTGTGAGTTTTAACCAGGGTACTTGGGTTATTACCTCCTTTACCGTTTGTCTTGCGATTGGCTTACCTATTACCTCTTGGTTAAGTCGTCGCTTTGGTGAAGTGCAACTTTATATTGCGGCCTTGCTAAGCTTTATTATTACTTCATTTTTATGTGGTATCGCGCAAAACATGGCCGAAATGGTTTTTTTTCGTGCCATACAAGGGTTGTCAGCAGCGCCGCTGTTTCCGATGAGCCAAGTGCTTTTGATGTCTATCTTCCCGCGAGCGAAACGGGGAATGGCGCTTGCGCTGATCGGCATGGTGGCCGTAGTTGGCCCAATTGTGGGTCCAATACTTGGAGGCTGGTTAACCTACAACTATAGTTGGCCATGGATTTTCTTTATCAACATTCCGGTAGGGATTTTCTCAATTGTTGTTATCTTAGCGCAGTTTAAAGATCGACCTCAGCAGAAAACCAAACCGAAATTGGACATCATCGGATTAGCAACCATGGCGTTGGGTGTTGGTGCTCTGCAGATTGTGTTGGATAAAGGTAATGATTTAGATTGGTTTTCTAATAGCTGGATTATTGCAGGCTCTGTGTTTGCTGCCATTATGCTGATTTTTATGGTGATTTGGGAGTTAACTGACGACCATCCGGCAATCAACCTTCGCTTATTTGCAAACCGAAATTTCTGCATCGGCACCATATTGCTGACATTAGGTTTTGGAGGTTTTTTCAGCATCAACCTGATTCTTCCGCAATGGCTTCAGACCCAAATGGGCTACACCTCATTTTGGGCAGGATTGGCGGCGGCACCATTAGGGATCTTGCCTTTATTGATGTCGCCCTTATTGGGAAAATTCGGTAATCGACTCGATATGCGTTGGTTAGCAGCAGGCTCATTTTTGGTTATTGGAATAAGTTGTTATTGGCGAACTCTATTTAATTTAGAGGTGGACTTTAAAACCATTGCGCTTATACAGCTGTTTATGGGGATTGGCATTGGCTTATTCTTTATGCCAATGACGACGATTTTAATGTCGGATCTGAATGGTCCTGAGATTGCGGATGGGGCTTCTTTATCTACCTTCATTCGAACCCTAGGCGCGAGTTTTTCATCTTCTTTAACCGCTTGGATATGGACTCGTAATTCAAGTGTTCATCATTCGGTATTAAGTGAAAATATATCGCAATATAACCCGATTGTGTCGCAACAACTTGAAAACCCAAGTGTAGAAAGTCTGATGAACTTTAATCAGACAGTGACGTCACAAGGGTTAATGATGTCAACCATCGATTTATTTACGATGCTGACCGTCTTATTTTTCGTTCTTACGCCATTTATTTTCTTTACGAAAAAGTCTGCTAGTTAGCATGGGCATTAATTAATCAGTCTCTACCTAATCGCCCCAAATACATCTAATGTGTTTGGGGCGATTATCTAGTAGAAAAATAAGCAGCTTCTTGTTCTTAAAGTTTTTTTCTTTAAAGCCCTCTGGTCATAAATACGCTGTACGGATCTAGTTTGTAGTCGGAAAACGGGCCGCATTCATTAAAACCATGTTTTTTGTAGAGCTTTCTGGCGGGGGCAAAGAAATCTTGTGGACCGGTTTCTAGGCTGATTTTTTTGAATCCTTTGTGGCCAGCAGCATCGAGTATATGGCTCAGTAACGTAGAAGCCACGCCTTTATTACGAGCGGCACTGGTGGTTCTCATGGATTTGATTTCGCCGTGTTGGTTGTCGATTGTTTTCAGCGCGCCACAACCCAATAATTGAGTGTTTTCCCATACGGTCCAGAAGAGAATGTTTGGTTTTTTGAGTTCGGTTAAGTCTAAAGCATGCACACATTCGGCTGGTGATGCGGTGTGCATATCCTCAAGGTGTTCGGTTAATAGTTTCTGGATTTCTGCTCCAGATAAATCGTCTATTCTGATGTCCATTCGTTTATTTTCCCTAATTTATACTGTCATTTTACATTCAAAATATGGGCGGTAATAAACAAAAGAGTATACTGCTTTTAATAAAGGGTAAATATGGAAGGAGAGAAGGTACGATATGACAGAGCAAGTGAATTTGCGGCCCGTTACTATGGCAGATGCGGAAGATTTGTTGGTGTGGCGAAATGACCCTGAAACACGACATGCATCTCATAATACCGATGAAATATCGTTAGATAGGCACCTAGCGTGGCTGGAAGCGTCTTTGAATAAACCTGAGCAACGGCGCTTATGGATAGCAGAAATGAACGCTAAATCGGTTGGTACCTGCCGAGCGGATCGTATCGACGGTGCTTGGGAGCTGTCTTGGACTGTGGCGCCAAATTTTCGCGGAAAAGGCATCGCCCAAAAAATGTTATCTGCCATCATCGAGCGTTTTCAAGATCCGCTAGTGGCAGAGATTAAGGTCGGTAATATTGCCTCAATAAAAGTCTCTGAACGAGCAGGCTTCATCTTTGATAAAGAAGAACATGGTGTGCTGTTTTATGTGTTTCCTAGAAAGTCTACCTCGTCATATTAGTCATCAAAACGAATACGTACTTTCGGCTCGTCTTTTTTCTTTTCTGTTGGTCTACGCAGTGGATCAACCAGCTTTTCTAAACCGTTGATTTTAATTTCAAGTGACAGTTGTAGCCATTGCCCTAGATTGCCTTTTGGCCAACCTTCTTTTGCAAACCACAGTAAATACGCTTCTGGCAGGTCGATCAAAATACGACCTTGGTATTTACCAAACGGCATGGTTTGACGAGCAACTTGAACGAGATCTTCTTGTGAAAACATAGTATTTACTTATTTAATGTAATGACGTGCTTAATGAATTTGTGTGTATTTAAACATAAGCCAGTTATTTGGCAAACGCCGGATTCTCTTTAAAACGCTGAATCAGATAATCACAGATGCGCTGTAATTTTGGTGATGGCTGGCGAACTTTTGGATAAACCAGCCAAACGCCACTATAAGGATATTGATACTGAGGGAGCAGGGCGATTAGTTTACCACTGGCCAGGTCGTCATTTACGTAATAATCCGGCAGCTGGGCGATGCCTAATCCTTTGCGAACTGCGTCTATTAACGCGGGCCCAGAATTGCTGCGCCATTGGCTGGTGATTTTTATTTCTTTGCGTTGTCCGTCTTGTTGAAATAACCAATGACTCTTCGAACCAATCAAACAGTGATGTTTATTAAGTTCTGCAAGCGTATGCGGCATACCGTGTTGGTCGATGTAGTCGCGTGAAGCGCAAAGATATTCAACACGATCACACAAACGGCGTGATAAATGGCTCGAATCTTTCATCGCACCCATACGAATAGCAAGGTCATAGCCTTCGTCGATGATGTCTACCGCGCGATTGGTAAGATGAAAATCCAGTTCGATTTTAGGATGATCCAATAAAAAATCGTTCATCAGCGGCGCAATATAACGCTCGCCAAAAGTGGTGGCACAGGTCATTTTAAACAATCCAATTGGTGCTTGATTCAGCGTTGAAATGACTTCTTCCGCACTACTCAGCGCCTCAGGTAAACCGCGACAATGCTGATAATACAGCTCACCTGCTTCGCTTAGACGAATGCGTCGGGTGGTTCGAAATAATAGCGTGGTGCCAAGCTCAGCTTCTAATTGAGTAATCAAGCGACTGATGTGCGAAGCCGAAACACTGAGCTTAATCGCCGCCGCCGAAAAGCTACCTTGTTTAACCACTTCGATGAAGGCTTCCATTGCTTCCCAATTTTTCATATTTCACTCACTTGGCTTGATTTTATGTTTGGTACTTTATCGCAGATAAGTGAGATTAAAAAATGATTATTGCTGTATGGCAATAATCATTTTCCAAAATGGGCATTATCGTCGTAATGATTTACGACTACACTGAGTGCCATTATCGAGATGAAAAATTAATTATAAACACACTTTGGAGAACACAATGAAATGTAAAGCCGCTGTTGCTTGGGGCCCAGGTCAACCCCTTAAAATTGAAGAAATTGATGTACAAGACCCGCAAGCGGGTGAAGTTTTGGTTCGTATGGTGGCAACCGGTGTTTGTCATACTGATGCGTTTACGTTGTCTGGCGAAGACCCAGAAGGTGTTTTTCCTGCGATCCTAGGTCACGAAGGCGCAGGTGTGGTTGAAGCGGTTGGTGAAGGTGTCACGACACTAAAAGCTGGCGATCACGTTATTCCTCTTTACACCGCAGAATGTGGTGAGTGTAAATTCTGTAAATCTGGCAAAACCAACTTATGTAGTGCCGTTCGCGAAACTCAAGGGAAAGGCCTGATGCCAGACGGCACAAGTCGTTTTAGCATCAATGGCGAACCGATTTTTCATTACATGGGCACGTCTACTTTTTCCGAATACAGTGTGGTTCCTGAGATAGCGCTCGCAAAAATTCATGTTGATGCACCGTTAGAAAAAGTCTGCTTGCTAGGCTGCGGCATCACCACGGGGATTGGCGCAGTGTTGAACACGGCTAAAGTCGAAAAAGGCGACACGGTGGCGGTATTTGGTTTGGGTGGCATCGGTTTGTCGGTAATCCAAGGCGCACGCATGGCTGGCGCTGGCCGTATTATTGCCATCGACATTAATGAATCTAAATTCGAAATGGCGAAACAATTTGGTGCGACAGATTGCGTTAATCCGAAGTCATTCGACGCACCTATTCAGCAAGTCATTGTGGATATGACAGACGGCGGCGTGGATTACTCGTTCGAATGTATTGGTAACGTGCAAATTATGCGTCAGGCGCTTGAGTGTTGTCATAAAGGTTGGGGCGAATCCATCGTTATTGGCGTGGCCGGTGCGGGACAAGAAATCTCAACGAGACCATTCCAACTAGTGACTGGTCGAGTCTGGAGAGGATCGGCGTTTGGTGGTGTTAAAGGCCGCAGCCAATTGCCAGGTTACGTAGAAGACTACATGAACGGAAAAATCGAAATCGACCCATTCGTGACACACACCATGCCGCTTGAAGACATCAATAAAGCGTTTGATTTGATGCACGAAGGGAAGAGTATTCGTACGGTTATCCTGTTTGATAAAAAGTAACGGCTTCTGATCAATCGAAAATCACGTTGGCTTTCTTCCCTATAGAAAGTAGAAAGCCAACGCTAAGGAGTGGAACGATGGAATTACTTTCCAGTACTAAAAGCTTCGGTGGCTGGCTAAAACGCTATCGCCATGAAAGCTTGTCGGTAAAAAGCGAGATGACGTTTGCGATTTATTTGCCGCCACAAGCAGAAACACAAAACGTCCCCGTTTTGTACTGGTTGTCGGGTTTGACCTGTACTGACGAAAATTTCATGCAAAAAGCCGGCGCCTTTCGCAAAGCAGCGGAATTAGGCTTGGCGATTGTATGTCCTGATACCAGCCCGCGTGGCACAGAATATCCGAACGAACATGAAAGCTATGACTTTGGATCTGGGGCGGGGTTTTACGTCAATGCGACAGTGGAACCGTATTCGAACACCTATCACATGTACGATTACGTGGTACAAGAGTTGCCACATTTGATCGAGATGAACTTTCCTGTCACTGACAAACGTTCTATTTCTGGTCATTCTATGGGTGGTCACGGCGCCTTGATTTGCGCACTGAAGAATCCAGGCATATATCAATCTGTATCGGCTTTTGCGCCAATCGTGAATCCAACCAATTGTCCTTGGGGTGAAAAAGCCTTCACCGGTTATTTAGGAGAAGACAAAGCTACTTGGAACGAATGGGACGCTACTTTTCTAATCGAGAAGGCAAGTGAACGCTTACCTTTGTTTATCGATCAAGGCGAAGCCGACAACTTTTTGGTAGAACAGCTTAAACCAGACGCCCTAGAAGCCGCCTGTGAAAAAGTTGGTCATCCGATTACGTTACGTCGTCAACCGGGTTACGACCACAGCTACTTCTTCATCGCCAGCTTTATCGACGAGCACCTAGAACACCATTCCAGAGCCTTGAGTTAATCATAAATTAGCTTCTCTTAGAATCGACAAAAGTGAGCCGAGGCTCGCTTTTTTATTGACTGAAAACATATTTAAAAAACACGTAGGGAGGCATGCGCAAAGCGTAATTCACCGTTTTTGCAGGTTGGTCTTTAGGCCAACAACTTCAGATAGAGCAGGTTCGGAGGAGACTCAAACCAAGCGGCGTTTCTCCATATGTATGAAAAGTCTGCAAAAATGTCTGTTAGCTCTAAGCTTCCTTGGTTATCAGGGGGGATTTAGCTCGCGATAGCGCTTATTTTAAGGGAAACGGGCCTAATTTTGAGGTCTGAATAAAAACAAAAAAACGTTCGTCTTGACGTACGTGCTTTAATACGTACAATTTGATCATAAGTTAAACAACCTGAGGTGTGTGATGGCTGGAATTACAGCAACAGAAGCCCGTGGAAATTTGTATCGATTGATTGATGAAACCGCAGCTTCCCATGAACCGATTACGATTTCGGGTAAGCGTAATAATGCGGTTTTGGTGTCTGAGGAAGACTGGTCTGCGATTCAGGAAACATTATTTTTATTGTCTGTGCCGAAAATGCGTGAATCTATTCGTGAGGGTATGGATACCCCGGTTAGTGAGTGTGATGAGGGGTTGGACTGGTGACATGGACGTTGGTTTATACCAAGCAAGCTCAGAACGACGCGAAAAAGTTAGCATCAAGTGGTTTGAGATCTAAAGCTCAAGAGTTGCTTAATTTTATTGCGCAAGATCCCTTTCAAAAACCACCTCCGTTTGAAAAACTCATTGGTGATCTTTCTGGCGCTTATTCACGAAGGATTAATATCCAACACCGATTAGTTTATCAAGTATTAGACGCTGAAAGAATGATAAAAGTGCTTCGGCTTTGGAGCCATTATGAGTAGTTTGACTTCATTAGAAATAGTTTAGATACAGGTCAAAAATTAAATTTTTATTTAAATCTCATTTCAGTGGTAAAGACTGCATAGATCATCCTGAAATTTGGGTTCATATCAGTTGGTTTTTTTAAAAATTTTATTCTATTCGTTATGGTTTTACTGTTACTATGTTTACCAAGTGATTTGTTTAGTTTTTATACTAAATACTATTTTTTAGATTAAGGTTGATATTATCAAACGGTTCCTTACTTACAGCTTATTTTTGATGGTTTTTATAGGGCTTTCTTGGAATGGAGTAGTCTATTATGTCGATTGGAAATTAGCCAAAAAAGCTGAAATAACGGCTTATGAGAGTTGCGACAAAATCTGGGCAGCACGTGGAGTGTATAATTTCCATGAAGAGGAAAATTCCATTACCGCTTTTAACCGAGCTTTTGCTTTAGGTGCTAAAGGAGGTGAAGTTGATTTTTTTTATGATGTTAAGTCTGATAGTTTTATTGTTTCTCATGGTAAACCTAAACAAGATGAATCAGGTAACCTCATTTACTCACTTAAAGAAGGTAAGCTGCTGACTTTAGAGAAATTGTTCGAAAGTGTTCCTGAGCATACTTACTTTTGGTTGGATTATAAAAACTTAGACAGATTATCTGATACTGATACTCAGGCAGCAATTAATCGTTTAAAAATTGTCGCTAAGAAAGCAAGAAACATTAATTACTTATATATTGAAGGTTCTAATCCAAATCACCTGTCTAGGTATACGCAAGCTGGGTTCCATACTATCTTAGCAGTGCAGCCATTACCTGAAAGCCATTTTTTATCGAGCCTTTCAGTAAATATATTTAAAGTAGCTTATTACTTTTATGATGTTAGTGCTTTAGCAATGCGTTATGGTAATTACTCGGATCCTATTTTTGCAAAAAACAATAAAAACTTATTATCCTATATACCTGTATTTCTTTTTCATGTACCTAAGGACGTTGTTTTGGTTGAGAGCTTGGTTAAAGAGCCTAATGTGAACGTATTATTAGTAGGTCGTGATGAAAGTGTCAGTATGTTCAATACGACGGCTTGCAAGTAGATCTGTTCATTTTCTCTTAAATAAAAATGTTTTAATTAGCCTAGTTATAAATTTACTAGGCTTTTTTATTTTGGTATTGAGCTAATCTCGCTTCTAATAATCTCCAAATCATAATTCTTAAAGAAAGTGGAACCTAGGAAAGGTGCGAACAAGTCCTCTTGCCTCAGTATGTGGATAAAAGCCTGTTATTCGAGGCGAGTACCGAATGTGAATAGTTGGCCTATTTTCGAGGTGCTCAACAAAGAATTCAGGCTTTTAGGTCATACCCTTCGGGTCTTTCAGGGAAAACGTCACATTTCGTTGTGACTCTGTGAAAGGTATCTACACTCCTTCATCGTCACGCCTTATTAGGCGATTTCTCTGAAAGACTGAGGCTTAGTAGGCTTATTCGCATCTTCCCTTGCCATTTGGCTTATCGTAATTTGTGTTCTACTATTTTGATTGACCAGATGACTGTCTAAATCAATATAAGATACTTTAACCCTTTAAATGGAGTATGACGTTGAAGAAAATAACCATAATGGCGCTATTATTTTTGATCCCTCAATTATCGATGGCGGCGTTGATAAACGAAATGCAAACGTGCCAAGGCCTCATCGAACATATCGATAAGAAACTAGATGAAACGGGTTCTAAATATGACAAAGGTGCAGTAAAAAAAGTTCGTAATGGACTAGAAGGTTATAATCAATATATTCAACGTGAAATTGTGACTCCTGGACTATTACAGTTCAACGGCGGCGATCAATCTAAAGCGAAGGCAATGCAAGAACAGGTTGATGCGTATAAGAAAACAGTCGCTAAACGATACGACCTTACCTACCCTCAAAATGAAATATTTATGAATCATGCCATGGCGGTAAACGAATGCGCGAAACAAGCTGTGCCTTCTGGTCAAGAGCTAGAAGATTTAAAAGAAGCGCTTAACCTAATGGTCGAGTTTGCGCAATAAATTGAAGTTTGAGCCAGATTCTAACTCTTTAAGACTAATCTCAAAAACAGGCCCAAGCATGCAATCTCTAGAACAGTTAATAACATTACGTAAAACACTTCACC
This genomic stretch from Marinomonas primoryensis harbors:
- a CDS encoding DHA2 family efflux MFS transporter permease subunit, whose protein sequence is MSQQEDFRPANMALCIFAISLGVFMQVLDTTIANVALPTIAGNMGVSFNQGTWVITSFTVCLAIGLPITSWLSRRFGEVQLYIAALLSFIITSFLCGIAQNMAEMVFFRAIQGLSAAPLFPMSQVLLMSIFPRAKRGMALALIGMVAVVGPIVGPILGGWLTYNYSWPWIFFINIPVGIFSIVVILAQFKDRPQQKTKPKLDIIGLATMALGVGALQIVLDKGNDLDWFSNSWIIAGSVFAAIMLIFMVIWELTDDHPAINLRLFANRNFCIGTILLTLGFGGFFSINLILPQWLQTQMGYTSFWAGLAAAPLGILPLLMSPLLGKFGNRLDMRWLAAGSFLVIGISCYWRTLFNLEVDFKTIALIQLFMGIGIGLFFMPMTTILMSDLNGPEIADGASLSTFIRTLGASFSSSLTAWIWTRNSSVHHSVLSENISQYNPIVSQQLENPSVESLMNFNQTVTSQGLMMSTIDLFTMLTVLFFVLTPFIFFTKKSAS
- a CDS encoding GNAT family N-acetyltransferase, with the translated sequence MDIRIDDLSGAEIQKLLTEHLEDMHTASPAECVHALDLTELKKPNILFWTVWENTQLLGCGALKTIDNQHGEIKSMRTTSAARNKGVASTLLSHILDAAGHKGFKKISLETGPQDFFAPARKLYKKHGFNECGPFSDYKLDPYSVFMTRGL
- a CDS encoding GNAT family N-acetyltransferase codes for the protein MTEQVNLRPVTMADAEDLLVWRNDPETRHASHNTDEISLDRHLAWLEASLNKPEQRRLWIAEMNAKSVGTCRADRIDGAWELSWTVAPNFRGKGIAQKMLSAIIERFQDPLVAEIKVGNIASIKVSERAGFIFDKEEHGVLFYVFPRKSTSSY
- a CDS encoding DUF3820 family protein translates to MFSQEDLVQVARQTMPFGKYQGRILIDLPEAYLLWFAKEGWPKGNLGQWLQLSLEIKINGLEKLVDPLRRPTEKKKDEPKVRIRFDD
- a CDS encoding LysR family transcriptional regulator, with the protein product MKNWEAMEAFIEVVKQGSFSAAAIKLSVSASHISRLITQLEAELGTTLLFRTTRRIRLSEAGELYYQHCRGLPEALSSAEEVISTLNQAPIGLFKMTCATTFGERYIAPLMNDFLLDHPKIELDFHLTNRAVDIIDEGYDLAIRMGAMKDSSHLSRRLCDRVEYLCASRDYIDQHGMPHTLAELNKHHCLIGSKSHWLFQQDGQRKEIKITSQWRSNSGPALIDAVRKGLGIAQLPDYYVNDDLASGKLIALLPQYQYPYSGVWLVYPKVRQPSPKLQRICDYLIQRFKENPAFAK
- a CDS encoding S-(hydroxymethyl)glutathione dehydrogenase/class III alcohol dehydrogenase; the protein is MKCKAAVAWGPGQPLKIEEIDVQDPQAGEVLVRMVATGVCHTDAFTLSGEDPEGVFPAILGHEGAGVVEAVGEGVTTLKAGDHVIPLYTAECGECKFCKSGKTNLCSAVRETQGKGLMPDGTSRFSINGEPIFHYMGTSTFSEYSVVPEIALAKIHVDAPLEKVCLLGCGITTGIGAVLNTAKVEKGDTVAVFGLGGIGLSVIQGARMAGAGRIIAIDINESKFEMAKQFGATDCVNPKSFDAPIQQVIVDMTDGGVDYSFECIGNVQIMRQALECCHKGWGESIVIGVAGAGQEISTRPFQLVTGRVWRGSAFGGVKGRSQLPGYVEDYMNGKIEIDPFVTHTMPLEDINKAFDLMHEGKSIRTVILFDKK
- the fghA gene encoding S-formylglutathione hydrolase, with amino-acid sequence MELLSSTKSFGGWLKRYRHESLSVKSEMTFAIYLPPQAETQNVPVLYWLSGLTCTDENFMQKAGAFRKAAELGLAIVCPDTSPRGTEYPNEHESYDFGSGAGFYVNATVEPYSNTYHMYDYVVQELPHLIEMNFPVTDKRSISGHSMGGHGALICALKNPGIYQSVSAFAPIVNPTNCPWGEKAFTGYLGEDKATWNEWDATFLIEKASERLPLFIDQGEADNFLVEQLKPDALEAACEKVGHPITLRRQPGYDHSYFFIASFIDEHLEHHSRALS
- a CDS encoding type II toxin-antitoxin system Phd/YefM family antitoxin; its protein translation is MAGITATEARGNLYRLIDETAASHEPITISGKRNNAVLVSEEDWSAIQETLFLLSVPKMRESIREGMDTPVSECDEGLDW
- a CDS encoding Txe/YoeB family addiction module toxin, with the translated sequence MTWTLVYTKQAQNDAKKLASSGLRSKAQELLNFIAQDPFQKPPPFEKLIGDLSGAYSRRINIQHRLVYQVLDAERMIKVLRLWSHYE